From one Populus alba chromosome 17, ASM523922v2, whole genome shotgun sequence genomic stretch:
- the LOC118057020 gene encoding UPF0481 protein At3g47200-like isoform X1, whose amino-acid sequence MLQITSFHSPVSKFPYLQGRRLRERERERERERERERERERLGTISLQRVSTDLPQLTCRLEKDSFTASASNMENDIEQARASNMEEDKASPSNKGKDTDAEFASDFEMALFMCTQQGDSECCIYRVPQPLRHVNGKAYSPLLISIGPLHRENTRPEAMEKLKLKYFKKLTERVGMDKKKISDIMVSIQNQEESLRSCYSEKIEIESRDFVEMIVLDAVFIIQFFLESPGPKNFEPMMTSDIRQDLMLLENQLPFFIIQKIYDHMFPPSQDATAIPFLDLARCHFGKHEFSQRPETIQESKHFTDLLRSFMLNGSSFMPRSFNSIKLKYSAVMLRKAGVKFQATQDKCLVNIKFEKGVLKIPQLKVDHSFERLVRNIMALEQCCYPSEAYVCSYIKFMDHLIDSAEDVGLLVRKGIILHWLGDDAAVSNIINNFCENIDDSCTCFGDISRVINAHCKSRFNRMKATLKHLYFPNVWRGTATVAAAILLILTFIQTIASVKSAF is encoded by the exons ATGCTGCAGATAACATCTTTCCATAGTCCTGTATCGAAGTTTCCATACCTTCAAGGCAGGAgacttagagagagagagagagagagagagagagagagagagagagagagagagagagagagacttggGACCATATCTCTACAGAGAGTGTCCACTGATCTCCCTCAG CTAACCTGCAGACTGGAAAAGGATAGCTTCACTGCAAGTGCTTCAAACATGGAAAACGATATTGAACAGGCAAGAGCATCAAATATGGAAGAGGATAAGGCAAGTCCTTCAAACAAGGGAAAAGATACTGACGCGGAATTTGCTTCAGACTTTGAGATGGCTCTATTTATGTGCACTCAACAGGGAGATTCCGAGTGCTGCATCTACAGGGTGCCCCAACCGCTTCGACACGTAAATGGGAAAGCCTACTCTCCACTACTGATTTCAATAGGTCCTCTTCACCGCGAAAATACAAGACCAGAGGCCATGGAAAAgttgaaactgaaatatttcaaaaagcTTACTGAACGGGTTGGGATGGATAAGAAGAAAATTTCTGATATTATGGTCAGCATTCAGAACCAAGAAGAGAGTCTCCGAAGCTGTTATTCAGAGAAAATCGAAATCGAGAGCCGTGATTTCGTAGAGATGATCGTGCTGGATGCTGTCTTCATCATTCAGTTTTTCTTGGAGTCACCTGGTCCTAAGAATTTTGAGCCCATGATGACATCTGACATCCGACAAGACTTGATGCTACTTGAAAACCAACTGCCATTCTTCATTATTCAGAAAATATATGACCACATGTTTCCCCCTAGCCAGGATGCTACAGCCATTCCTTTTCTTGATCTTGCACGGTGTCATTTTGGAAAGCACGAGTTTTCACAGCGGCCAGAAACCATTCAGGAAAGCAAGCATTTCACTGATTTACTAAGGagttttatgctgaatggatcCAGTTTTATGCCAAGGAGTTTTAATTCTATCAAGCTGAAATATAGTGCGGTCATGCTTCGCAAGGCAGGAGTGAAGTTTCAGGCCACCCAAGACAAATGCCTGGTCAACATAAAATTTGAGAAAGGAGTGTTGAAAATTCCACAGTTGAAAGTTGATCACAGCTTCGAACGTCTTGTACGAAATATCATGGCCTTGGAGCAGTGCTGCTACCCGTCTGAAGCTTACGTATGCAGTTACATTAAGTTTATGGACCATCTTATCGACAGTGCAGAAGACGTGGGTTTGCTTGTCCGAAAGGGAATCATTCTCCACTGGCTAGGTGACGATGCCGCagtttcaaatataattaacaatttTTGCGAAAATATTGATGACAGTTGCACTTGTTTCGGTGATATCTCTAGAGTGATAAATGCCCACTGTAAGAGCCGCTTTAACCGTATGAAAGCAACCTtgaaacatttatattttccCAACGTTTGGAGAGGTACGGCAACTGTTGCAGCAGCTATCCTGCTTATCCTCACTTTCATACAGACTATAGCTTCCGTAAAATCGGCATTCTAg
- the LOC118057020 gene encoding UPF0481 protein At3g47200-like isoform X2, whose protein sequence is MENDIEQARASNMEEDKATTPNKGKDIDVVSASGIEMVTNKKIEREKATDILEKLDSEEKQMSFKRYGSERCIYRVPQPLRNVNGKAYSPILISIGPLNRQNTRPEAMEKLKLKYFKKLTERVGMDKKKNILISIENQEERLRHCYSGKFKSIKSRDFVEMILLDAVFIIQFLLESKDHDNGPENFEPRMTFDIRQDLVLLENQLPFFIIQEIYDQVDPPSQDATAIPFLDLAKYHFRKYKFSQGAETSPIVKESRHFTDLLRNLMLNGAIPRSYKIYPMKLKYSAVMLREAGVKFQVTEDKCPVNIEFEEGVLKIPQLEVDHSFERLVRNIMALEQCCYPSEAYVCSYIKFMDHLINSAEDVGLLVRKGIILNGLGDDAAVSNLINHFCENINDSYTCFGDISQVINAHYESRFNHIKATLKLIYFPNIWRGTATVAAAILLILTLIQTIASVKSAF, encoded by the coding sequence ATGGAAAACGATATTGAACAGGCAAGAGCATCAAATATGGAAGAGGATAAGGCAACTACTCCAAACAAGGGAAAAGATATTGATGTGGTAAGTGCTTCAGGCATTGAGAtggttacaaataaaaaaatagagagagagaaagctaCAGATATTTTGGAAAAGCTGGATTCTGAGGAGAAACAGATGTCCTTTAAACGGTACGGTTCCGAGCGCTGCATCTACAGGGTGCCCCAACCGCTTCGAAACGTAAATGGGAAAGCCTACTCTCCAATACTGATTTCAATAGGTCCTCTTAACCGCCAAAATACAAGACCAGAGGCCATGGAAAAgttgaaactgaaatatttcaaaaagcTTACTGAACGGGTTGGGATggataagaagaaaaatattttgatcagcATTGAGAACCAAGAAGAGCGTCTCCGACACTGTTATTCAGGgaaattcaaatcaatcaagAGCCGTGATTTCGTAGAGATGATACTGCTGGATGCTGTTTTCATCATTCAGTTTTTGTTGGAGTCAAAGGATCATGATAACGGTCCTGAGAATTTTGAGCCCAGGATGACATTTGACATCCGACAAGACTTGGTGCTACTTGAAAACCAACTGCCATTCTTCATTATTCAGGAAATATATGACCAGGTCGATCCCCCTAGCCAGGATGCTACAGCCATTCCTTTTCTTGATCTTGCAAAGTATCATTTTCGAAAGTACAAGTTTTCACAGGGGGCAGAAACCAGCCCGATTGTAAAGGAAAGCAGGCATTTCACTGATTTACTAAGGAATTTGATGTTGAATGGAGCCATTCCGCGAAGTTATAAGATTTATCCTATGAAGCTGAAATATAGTGCGGTCATGCTTCGCGAGGCTGGGGTGAAGTTTCAGGTCACCGAAGACAAATGCCCGGTCAACATAGAATTTGAGGAAGGAGTGTTGAAAATACCACAGTTGGAAGTTGATCACAGCTTCGAACGTCTTGTACGAAATATCATGGCCTTGGAGCAGTGCTGCTACCCGTCTGAAGCTTACGTATGCAGTTATATTAAGTTTATGGACCATCTTATCAACAGTGCAGAAGACGTGGGTTTGCTAGTCCGGAAGGGAATCATTCTCAACGGGCTAGGTGACGATGCTGCAGTTTCAAATCTGATTAACCATTTTTGCGAAAATATTAATGACAGTTACACTTGTTTCGGTGATATCTCTCAAGTGATAAATGCCCACTATGAGAGCCGCTTTAACCATATCAAAGCAACCTTGAAACTTATATATTTCCCCAATATTTGGAGAGGTACGGCAACTGTTGCAGCAGCTATCCTGCTCATCCTCACTTTGATACAGACTATAGCTTCCGTAAAATCGGCATTCTAg